Genomic DNA from Desulfuromonas versatilis:
CACCGAGCCGGCCAAGGAGAAGGGGGTCACCACCCTCAAGGCCGAAAAGGAGGTCTGGAACTACCTGCCCAAGGTCGACCGGGTGATCAAGGTGCCCGCCTCGATGATGGGCGGTTTCTGGATGGGGAGCCACATCACCAACGACGACCTGGTCAAGGGGAGCCAGGTCGACAAGGACTACACCTTCGGCCTGCTCGAGGAGACCGACCAGAGCTGGCTCATCGAGTGCCTGCCCCGCCCCGAGGCGGCCGTGGTCTGGGGCAAGATCCATTACCGCATCGCCAAGGCCGGACGCATCCCCATGCAGGTGGAGTATTTCGACGAGGCGATGGAGAAGGTGCGCGAGATCCTCTTCGAGGACGTGCAGAGCGTCCAGGGGCGCGCCATCCCCCTGCGCATGGTCGTGCAGCCCCTCGACAAGCCCGCGGAACGCACCGTCATGCAGTACCGGGACATCGAGTTCGACATCGCCATCGGGCAGGAGTTCTTCTCGCTGCGCAACCTCAAGAAGCGCCCCTGAACCCCCATGCTGCTGACCCTGGCCACCCGCAACATCTGGCGCAACAAGCGCCGCACCCTGCTGACCCTCTCGGCGATGGTGGTCTCCTCCTCGCTGCTGATGCTCTCGCTGGGGATCTTCTCCGGCATGCTGATGGATATCCTCGCCTCGGCCACCGAGCAGTACCACGGCCACGTGGTGGTCTCCAGGTCCGGCTACCAGGACGAACGCGACATGTTCCTCAACATCGCCGACGAGCCGCAACTGCTCGCGCGCCTCGCCGCCTCCCCCGGGGTGGTCGGCGCCTCGCCGCGGCTGCGCGCCTTCGGCCTGCTCTCGCGGGGGAACAACACCTACCCCGCCGAAATCCTGGGCATCGAACCGGGCCGCGAACGGCAGGTCACCCACCTCGACCACAAGCTGATCGCCGGCAGCTACCTGCCCGACGATGCCGGCCGCCAGGTGGTGATCGGCCGGGGGCTGGCCGAGAAGCTCGGCGCCACGCCCGGTGACGAGGTGGTGTTCGTCACCCAGGCCGCCGACGGCTCCATCGGCAACGATCTGCTCACCGTGAGCGGCATCTTCGAAACCGGCGATGCGGGGCACGACAACGCCCTGGTCATGGCCGAGCTGGCCTGGCTGCAGGAGGTGATGGTGCTGCCCGGACGGCTCCACGAGGTGGCCCTGAGCGTGGCCGACCCGCGCCTGGCGGATGCGGCGGCCGCCGATCTGGCGGCCCGGCTTCCCGCGGATTTCGAGGTGCTCGACTGGGGCAGGCTGCTTCCCGAGATGCGCGAAGTGATCGCCAGCTACGACGTGAGCCGGATGATCCTGGTGGTCATCCTTTATTCGGCCACCGGCTTGGGGATTCTCAACACCTTCTTCATGTCGGTGCTCGAGCGCACCCGCGAGTTCGGCATCCTCATGGCCATGGGGATGAAACCCTGGAAGCTGCGGGCCATGGTGCTGCTCGAGACCCTGGTCATGGGGCTGCTCTCCCTGGCCGCCGGCATCACCCTGGGGCTGCTGCTGACCTGGTACATGCAGGCGGTGGGGATCGACCTCTCGGGCTACCTGACCCCGGTGACCTACGCCGGCGGCACCATCCTGCCGCGGCTGAGCGCGGTCTTCGAGGCAAAAAACATCTGGGTGCCGGCGCTGATCCTGCTGGCCACCTGCCTGCTCGCCGGCTACCTGCCGGCGCGCCGGGCCGCCCGCCTGCGGCCGGTGGAAGCGATCAGGGAAAACTGACTTTCAAGCCATGAATTATCTAAGCCTTGCCTGGAAAAATCTCTGGCGCAACCGCCGCCGCACTCTCATCACCTTGGCCGCCATGAGCCTGAGCCTGATGCTGGTGCAGGCGTTCCACAACCTCTCCGCCGGGGTCTATCGGCAGATGGTCAACAGCGGCGTGCGGGCCGGCTCGGGCCACATCGCCGTCTACCGGGGCGATTACGTGCGCAGCCGCGACGAGAAGCTCAGCTTCGCCGAGGCCGGGCTGGCCGGGCGCCTCGCCGCCATCCCCGAGGTGGAAGGGGTTCTGCCCAGGGTCTACCTTCCCGGGCTGGCCCAGTCGAGCCGGGAGAGCCGCGGCATCCTGCTGACCGGCGTCGACCCGGCGGCGGAACTATCCGTCAACCCGTTTCTCAAGCAACTGGCGGCCGAAGACATGCTCCCCTCAACCGAGGGCCGCGAGGCGATCCTCGGCGCCCGCCTGGTCAAGGAGCTGAAGATCGCGCGGGGCAACAAGTTCGTGGTCACGGTGCAGAAGCGCGGCGGCGAGCTGCAGAGCGAACTGCTGCGGGTGCACGGGGTGGTCAAAACCGGCATCAAGGAGATCGACGGGGGGCTGGTGATGGTCGGGCGCGAACGGGCGGCGGCCATGGGCGGGATCCCCGGGCAGGTGCACGAGATCGCGGTGATCCTCGACGACCCCGAGGCCGACCGCCGGGTCTTCCCCCGGGTCGAAGCCCTCATTGCCGACCAGCCGGAACTGCGCGCCCTGCCCTGGGAGGAGGCGATGCTGAATCTGGCCAACGCCATCAAGCTCGATTACGCCAGCCAGAAATTCATCTTTGTCATTATCCTGCTGATTGTTACTATTGGCGTGGTCAACACCCTGCTGATGTCGGTCATGGAGCGGATGCGCGAATTCGGGGTGATCCTCGCTATCGGCGCCTCGCCGCTCCGCCTGGCCGGGATGATCATGGCCGAGGCGACGCTGCTCGGCGTGTTGTCGATGATCTTCGGCACCTTGCTCGGCTCACTGGCCACCTGGTACCTGGTGCGCTACGGCATCGACCTGCGCGCCCTCATCTCCGAGAACCTGGAGTACGGCGGGGTGGTGTTCGACCCGATCCTGCGGGCCATCTGGGACGTTCCCTGGATGCTGCGCATCGCCTGGTACGTCGCCGGCCTGTGCCTGGCCGCCTCGCTCTACCCGGCCCTCAAGGCCGCCCGCCTCGCCCCCGTCGAGGCGATGCGGCATGTTTGATAACACCAGTGAAGAGTAATAAGTGATTAGTGATCAGACAAAGACCTTGCCTGGCGCTTCTGATTTCACTCATCACTTATTACTCATTACTCATCACTAGGCCCCACCATGTCCTTAATCGAGCTGAACAACATCACCAAGATCTACCCCCTGGGCAGCCAGCAGGTCACCGCGGTGGCCGAGGTCGACCTGAGCATCGGGGCCGGGGAGTTCACCGTGCTGGCCGGCCCCTCGGGCAGCGGCAAGACCACCCTGCTCAACCTGATGGGCTGCCTCGACCAG
This window encodes:
- a CDS encoding outer membrane lipoprotein-sorting protein, whose amino-acid sequence is MPIRHSLFALMLLLLLPGTALSLDLAELVREVEVQYTGRSSFALVSMEVRTENWERRMEMESWSYGRDYFLTRITEPAKEKGVTTLKAEKEVWNYLPKVDRVIKVPASMMGGFWMGSHITNDDLVKGSQVDKDYTFGLLEETDQSWLIECLPRPEAAVVWGKIHYRIAKAGRIPMQVEYFDEAMEKVREILFEDVQSVQGRAIPLRMVVQPLDKPAERTVMQYRDIEFDIAIGQEFFSLRNLKKRP
- a CDS encoding ABC transporter permease, with translation MLLTLATRNIWRNKRRTLLTLSAMVVSSSLLMLSLGIFSGMLMDILASATEQYHGHVVVSRSGYQDERDMFLNIADEPQLLARLAASPGVVGASPRLRAFGLLSRGNNTYPAEILGIEPGRERQVTHLDHKLIAGSYLPDDAGRQVVIGRGLAEKLGATPGDEVVFVTQAADGSIGNDLLTVSGIFETGDAGHDNALVMAELAWLQEVMVLPGRLHEVALSVADPRLADAAAADLAARLPADFEVLDWGRLLPEMREVIASYDVSRMILVVILYSATGLGILNTFFMSVLERTREFGILMAMGMKPWKLRAMVLLETLVMGLLSLAAGITLGLLLTWYMQAVGIDLSGYLTPVTYAGGTILPRLSAVFEAKNIWVPALILLATCLLAGYLPARRAARLRPVEAIREN
- a CDS encoding ABC transporter permease → MNYLSLAWKNLWRNRRRTLITLAAMSLSLMLVQAFHNLSAGVYRQMVNSGVRAGSGHIAVYRGDYVRSRDEKLSFAEAGLAGRLAAIPEVEGVLPRVYLPGLAQSSRESRGILLTGVDPAAELSVNPFLKQLAAEDMLPSTEGREAILGARLVKELKIARGNKFVVTVQKRGGELQSELLRVHGVVKTGIKEIDGGLVMVGRERAAAMGGIPGQVHEIAVILDDPEADRRVFPRVEALIADQPELRALPWEEAMLNLANAIKLDYASQKFIFVIILLIVTIGVVNTLLMSVMERMREFGVILAIGASPLRLAGMIMAEATLLGVLSMIFGTLLGSLATWYLVRYGIDLRALISENLEYGGVVFDPILRAIWDVPWMLRIAWYVAGLCLAASLYPALKAARLAPVEAMRHV